Genomic DNA from Anaerolineae bacterium:
CAAAATGGCCGGCAAATTTTAACCCTGCCCAGGCAGGCGCCATTTACGAAGAGGATCATGATCCCGGCAACATTGGTACAATTACCCCGCCGCGGGCCACATAGTCGCCCATGGCAATGAGAATCATAATAGCCAAACCAAAAAAGCCCAGACCCGCAAAAACCCAGATTAGTTTGGAACTGTAACGCAGATGCATAAAGTAGGCCATGATCAGCCCGGCTTTGAGGGTGGCTATGCTCAAAGCCACAAAAACATTGAACACCCCAAAATTAAAAAAGGAAACCGTAACCGTAACCGCCAACAGGACCATCAGCCAGGCAAACACGGTGAGATACATGCGAACCGGAATAATATGGTGATGGGGTTCGGTCATAGTAATACCTCCGTTATTGCCAGAATAAAGAGTTATAGTGCTCCAGAAAAGTTTTTGCCGTTGAAACAGGTAGCAAGGTAGCAGATAAAAAGTTTGCTACTCTGCTACCTTGCTACCTGCTACCCTGTTTTTTGAGAAGGAATTTTTCTGGACATCTATATTTCTCCCTACTCGCTTATGTGCGATCAATCAAATAATACAGCGGAAAGATAAATACCCAGACAATGTCTACAAAATGCCAGTAAAGGCCGATCATTTCCACCGGGTCGTAATGAAGCGAGGAAAAGTGCCCTTGCCATGCCCGGTAGGTGAAGTAGAGCAAAATGCCAATGCCAATAATCATGTGCACCGCATGCAGGCCGGTGGTGGTAAAGTAGAGGGCAAAAAAGATTGCGGCCTGGTTGGCGTGCGATCCGGGGAAGATAAAATCCGCGCCCGGGACCAAATGGTGTTGAAACTTTTCGCCGTACTCCACCGCCTTGATCCCCAGAAAAACAAGGCCCAATAGAACGGTGAGCAACAAAAACGCAACCAAAGCCTTTTTTTTATCTGTTTGGGCTGCATGCACGCCCAGGGCCATCATCAAACTGCTGGCCAGCAACACCAGGGTGTTGGCGGTGCTGAGGACCATGTCCAATTCGCGGCTGGCCTGGGCAAAGGCTTCGGGATAAGCCAGGCGATAGGCGGCGTAGGCCACAAAAAGCCCGCCAAAAAACATCACCTCGGTGGTGAGAAAGGCCCACATGCCCACGGTGTTGGCCCGGCGTTGCTGCTCAAGGTCGCTAAAATAGGGCGCAACCGGCGAAGATTTAGTTTGAGCCACGGCCGGCCTCCTCTGCTTTATATTCAGGGTAAGCGTACGCCTCTTCGGTTACTACCGGGGTTTTGGCAAAATTGTGGGGCGGCGGGGGAGAGTTAACCATCCACTCCAAACCCTTGGCCTTCCACGGATTAGGCCCGGCCGGTTGGCCCTTGAACAAGGATTGGAGCAAATAAAACAGGGGCAGAATGTAGCCAAACCCCAAAATCATGGTGCCAACGGTTGAAAGCTGGTGCCACAGTTGAAACTCTTCAGGATAGCTGGCGTAACGGCGCGGCATGCCCATGTAGCCCAAAATAAATTGGGCCAAAAAGGTTAAGTTAAAGCCCACAAAAATGATAATTGCCGAAGCAATGCCCCATTTTTCGTTGTACATTTTGCCGCTCATTTTGGGCCACCAAAAATGGATGGCGCCCAAGTAGGCCATGGTGGTAGCGCCGACCATAATAAAGTGAAAGTGGGCCACTACAAAATAGGTATCGTGCACGTGCACGTCTACCGCCGTTGTGCCTAAAAAGAGGCCGGTCAGGCCGCCCACAATGAACAGGCCCAAAAAACCCAGGGTATATAACATTGGCGTTTTAAAAGAGATATCGCCTTTGTAAAGCGTGGCGGTCCAGTTGAACACCTTAATGGCCGAAGGAATGGCCACCAGGAAAGTCAAAATAGAAAAAACCAGCCCGGCATAGATGGTTTGCCCGCTGACAAACATGTGGTGGCCCCACACCAAAAAACCCAGCAGGGCAATGGCCATACTGGAAAGGGCAATGGCCCGGTAGCCAAAAATCCGGCGTTGGGTAAAGGCCGTAATCAACTCGCTGACCACGCCCATACTGGGCAAGATCATAATATACACTGCCGGGTGAGAGTAAAACCAAAACAGGTGCTGAAACAAAAGTGGATCGCCGCCCAGGGCCGGGTCAAAAATGCCAAACCTGAAAAGCCGTTCCACCCCCACCAGCAGAATGGTAATGGCCAGCACGGGCGTGCCCAAAATGATCACAATGCTGGTGGCGTAAAGGCCCCAGACAAACAGCGGCAGCCGAAACCAGGTCATGCCCGGGGCGCGCATGGTGTGGATGGTGGCAATAAAATTGATGGCCGTAAAAATTGAAGAAAACCCAACAATAAAAATGCCCAAGGCGGTGATAATCACGGCGGTATTACTATAAGTGCTGCTGTAAGGGGTGTAAAAGGTCCAGCCGGTATCAACGCCGCCTAAAACCACCACCAAAAGTGTAAACAGACCGCCTAGCACGTAAACATACCAACTGGCCAGGTTCAAACGCGGAAACGCCAAATCTTTGGCCCCAATCATCAACGGGATCAGAAAGTTACCCAGGGTGGCGGGAATGGAAGGAATCAGAAAGAAAAAGACCATAATGACGCCATGCAAGGTGAAAGTTTTGTTATAGGTGTCGGGCTGCACCAAATCGCTTTGGGGCGTAAACAACTCCAGCCGGATCAAACTGGCCGCCGCCCCGCCCAATAAAAAGAAAAAGGTGATAGAAATCAGATAGAGAATAGCGATGCGTTTATGGTCGGTGGTGAGCAGCCACGATTTTAAGCTGTGCGCCCAGGTTAAATAATTTTCTTGAGCCTGGGGGGTGTTTAGGGACGGCGATGATACGGTCATTATCTTTGTTCCTTTTTAGGTGGAAGTCAATGGTCTTTACCGGCTTTCCAAAGACTTGATATACTCAACTAATTGCAAAATCTCTTGTTCGGTCAAGATGCCCTGGTAGGTGGGCATGAGGGGGGCATAACCGGCCACCACTTTTTCTTGGGGCTTGCGGATTGACTCAAGCAAATAGGCTTCATCCACCATAATGGTTTCGCCGCTGGTCAATTGCACGGGTTCGCCAAACGTCCCGGCCAGATTGGGGCCAATACTATTAGGGCTGTCATTATGACACGCCATGCAGCCGCGTTGTTGAAACAGCCGCTGCCCGGCATCGGCCATTGATTCGTCTTCAGCCACGCCGCCTAACCAGGCCTGGTACGCATCCGGCTCCATCACGGTAACGGTTCCGGTCATTTTGGCGTGGTCGGTGCCGCAGTATTCGGCGCAAAAGAGATGGTAGTCGCCGGTTTTGGTGGCCTCAAACCACAAGGTGGTGTAACGCCCCGGCAACACGTCCTGTTTCACCCGAAAGGCCGGAATGTAAAAACTGTGGATCACGTCTTGAGAGGTCATAATTAATTTGACCGGCCGGCCCAGCGGCACGTGCAAGGCATTGATTTCGGTTTTGCCCGAAGGGTGTTGGGCGTACCACATCCACTGTTTGCCGATCACGTAAATTTCCAGGGCGTTTCCCGGCGGGGTGGCGTAATTGTAATACACCACCGCCGACCAGCCGAAAATGGCCATGGCCACCACAAAGGGGATAAAGGTCCAGGTGAATTCAAGTTTGTTGCTTTCATCCAGCCGCCCCACCCGGTTGGCCCGGCTACCCCGCCGATACCGGATGGCAAAGGTGATGATCAACCCCACCACCGGCAGGCCAAACAACAAACTTAAGCCGATCAGGGTAAAAAAAATCCAATCAATTTGCGCGCCAATGGTAGAGGCTTGTTCAGGAAAAATTGGAAAATCTGGCATAAGGCTTAAACCTCAAATCTATCTCCCATACTCCAATTATTTATTTTAGCCGCAATTATTTAAGCCAAGCTTAAAACCGGGTTTGCCCTTCAGGTTGACGAATTGACCGCAACGCCCTTACGCCGTTCACGATACAATAACCACCCTAAAATCAGGCCGAACACCACTACCGTTGCCCCGCCCGCCATCCTGACAATATTGGTGACAAAAAGGGTGTATTGCCCTTCCACCGGATCGTAGTGATAACAGGTCAGCAAAAATTGGTCCACCGGCGTGCCGATTTTATTCTCCGCCGCTTCAACCAGCGCCAGGCGCAGATCGAGCGCCGGAAACTCAATGCCGTATAAATATTTAGAAATCCGGCCCTCCGGCGTAACCACAATGATGCCGCTGGGATGCACGTACTCGTCAATGTTGGCATCGTAGGTGTATTTAAAGCCGATAGCATCGGCCAATGTTTTAATAGGCTCCTCGTTTCCCACCAAAAAGTTCCAGCCCTCGCCGGTTGTTGACCGGCCGTAGGCCATCACCGATACGCGCCGTTTGGTTTCGGCTATTTCCGGCGTTTCTGCCGGATCAATGCTCACGTAAACCACCTCAAAATCCCGGCCCACCGTGAAATATTCCAACTTTTGCAAGCTTTCAAACAGACCGTTACGAATCAACGAGCACAGCATGGGACATTCGTAGTAACCCATAGCCAGGATGACGGGTTTGTTGTCAAAATAATCGTCCAGGCGAACCGCCCGGCCGGTAGAATCGGTAAATTGCAGGTTTAGCGGCAGTTGAGTTTCCAGTTTTTGCTCAAAGCCTACCTTTTTAATGAGGTCCTGCGGCAATTGTTCCTGGGCATAGAGGGGGGTAATCCCGCTCAAAAAAATGGCCGCCAGCACAACTATAAGAATTTTTGGCCTCAACCGTGCTGCGGGTCGCCCCGGTAAAAAATTAAACTTTTTATTTCTCCTGCTCATTGATTCTCTTCTACCACCAATTCCATGGCCCGCTCA
This window encodes:
- a CDS encoding cytochrome C oxidase subunit IV family protein, which produces MTEPHHHIIPVRMYLTVFAWLMVLLAVTVTVSFFNFGVFNVFVALSIATLKAGLIMAYFMHLRYSSKLIWVFAGLGFFGLAIMILIAMGDYVARGGVIVPMLPGS
- a CDS encoding cytochrome c oxidase subunit 3 — its product is MWAFLTTEVMFFGGLFVAYAAYRLAYPEAFAQASRELDMVLSTANTLVLLASSLMMALGVHAAQTDKKKALVAFLLLTVLLGLVFLGIKAVEYGEKFQHHLVPGADFIFPGSHANQAAIFFALYFTTTGLHAVHMIIGIGILLYFTYRAWQGHFSSLHYDPVEMIGLYWHFVDIVWVFIFPLYYLIDRT
- the ctaD gene encoding cytochrome c oxidase subunit I, with the protein product MTVSSPSLNTPQAQENYLTWAHSLKSWLLTTDHKRIAILYLISITFFFLLGGAAASLIRLELFTPQSDLVQPDTYNKTFTLHGVIMVFFFLIPSIPATLGNFLIPLMIGAKDLAFPRLNLASWYVYVLGGLFTLLVVVLGGVDTGWTFYTPYSSTYSNTAVIITALGIFIVGFSSIFTAINFIATIHTMRAPGMTWFRLPLFVWGLYATSIVIILGTPVLAITILLVGVERLFRFGIFDPALGGDPLLFQHLFWFYSHPAVYIMILPSMGVVSELITAFTQRRIFGYRAIALSSMAIALLGFLVWGHHMFVSGQTIYAGLVFSILTFLVAIPSAIKVFNWTATLYKGDISFKTPMLYTLGFLGLFIVGGLTGLFLGTTAVDVHVHDTYFVVAHFHFIMVGATTMAYLGAIHFWWPKMSGKMYNEKWGIASAIIIFVGFNLTFLAQFILGYMGMPRRYASYPEEFQLWHQLSTVGTMILGFGYILPLFYLLQSLFKGQPAGPNPWKAKGLEWMVNSPPPPHNFAKTPVVTEEAYAYPEYKAEEAGRGSN
- the coxB gene encoding cytochrome c oxidase subunit II, whose amino-acid sequence is MPDFPIFPEQASTIGAQIDWIFFTLIGLSLLFGLPVVGLIITFAIRYRRGSRANRVGRLDESNKLEFTWTFIPFVVAMAIFGWSAVVYYNYATPPGNALEIYVIGKQWMWYAQHPSGKTEINALHVPLGRPVKLIMTSQDVIHSFYIPAFRVKQDVLPGRYTTLWFEATKTGDYHLFCAEYCGTDHAKMTGTVTVMEPDAYQAWLGGVAEDESMADAGQRLFQQRGCMACHNDSPNSIGPNLAGTFGEPVQLTSGETIMVDEAYLLESIRKPQEKVVAGYAPLMPTYQGILTEQEILQLVEYIKSLESR
- a CDS encoding SCO family protein, producing the protein MSRRNKKFNFLPGRPAARLRPKILIVVLAAIFLSGITPLYAQEQLPQDLIKKVGFEQKLETQLPLNLQFTDSTGRAVRLDDYFDNKPVILAMGYYECPMLCSLIRNGLFESLQKLEYFTVGRDFEVVYVSIDPAETPEIAETKRRVSVMAYGRSTTGEGWNFLVGNEEPIKTLADAIGFKYTYDANIDEYVHPSGIIVVTPEGRISKYLYGIEFPALDLRLALVEAAENKIGTPVDQFLLTCYHYDPVEGQYTLFVTNIVRMAGGATVVVFGLILGWLLYRERRKGVAVNSST